The sequence below is a genomic window from Gossypium hirsutum isolate 1008001.06 chromosome A11, Gossypium_hirsutum_v2.1, whole genome shotgun sequence.
ttccaacaaaaaTTACACAATTCTTCGAACTAGTTCTAAACAtgataatgtgaataataagctCTAACAAGAATAGAATTTATCATAATAGCCATAATTATCTGCAGGGGCAAATGTGTGAATAAAATTTAGGAAGGATTAGATCtgaataataaatttttggaggagtcaaaagataattttactattatatttatttataaatttataatttgaaaggatttgaaaacaattttacaattttgaaGTACTAAACACCTGCCTACCCCTAAATTAACTTttgattatttgtaaaatatttttaaaacgcCAAATGTAAAAAAGGTGTtggataaatattcatatttttattcatggagtaattaaaaaaagaaatatattattaaattgatgaaaatattaaataaaaatagaaattaaatgaaaaaaataagagaggGTCACTTGGCGCAATATCAACTTATATATCTTGACAtattatatattaacttttttaCTGGTGGAATGCACGGGAATTaatgtatttaataattaaattttattaaattagttcatatatttttacattttaaagttttcataaataatatgattaagaaattaaaacataataattaacaaattaaattttcaaaaaataataaatgatattaaaatgaatatattattatatatttatttcgaaTCATATGAATAATAGTTTATACCCATGCAATACACTGACTTATAAAGTCAATCTCAgtgttcaattttaaaaatgttgttaTCATTATTTCTGGCTTGATGATTTTGTTCTCGTTAGAGTAATAACTATATTAATCTTGTTCGATTGAATCTTAATTCGATTGACATCTACATTTATACCAccttaatatattaaaagaaatcccttctttaataatatattataatatttttttcttattcatATATTTGAAGAAGAACTACAACTAGCAATGCGTATTATAGAAATAGAAAATTAGAGGTTTtaatagtgaaattatgaaagaaattTGATCTATTTTGTTAGCTATTGATTATTAATTGATAAacatctaattaattttttagaaaaaatatgttAAACAACAAGGCATTAGCTATACCAAACAAATATAGAAACAATGTAATATGTGACCctagtatttaaaaaataaatgtatacttcaatttataaaatttattttgctTAAAAAGAAGcaacaattatatttaaaataaaaaataaaaaatgggatGCACCACTTGTAACAAACATACTGCACGTACCAGATAATTATATATGATTTGCATTAGATAATTcgttattatttaaattcataatggttagatttgaaagaaaaaaaaaagtatcagATAATAATATTAAGGTCACCACCCTAGGACTACGAGGATGAAGAATCCTCGACTTCCTAAGAGTGACAAGTGATATGAATCTACTACTAGAAATCTACTCTAAAAAATTCACGTTGAACCCTTTTAGTGTATCAATTGATGTTGTTCTTTGAAGCCTAATCTGCTCTCTGAACTTGGCTATAAACTCACCAGCCTTCCTATCAACCTCATAAGTATCACTTCCTGCTACACTCGTAGTTCCAGACATGGTTGCTTCATCTGACCTTTCTCCAAAATCTTCATCCCCTCTCTCCGACTCGGAATTCTCTGCAAACTCTTGGTTCCGGTTACTGGAATATGTTGGGTGTGGCATGTAAGCATTACCTCCAAGATTCTGCCTGTTGAACACAACCGAGGGATTACAATGTCCTACTTTAGGGTCACTTCCACCTTTGTAACCCTCAgacttttcaatttcatcacatccTTTTGTATGATTTCCCTGCTTCTCTCCGGCATCCCCAGACCCAATTATGGTAATGCCACTACCTCTAAAAGTTCGAACAGACTTCCCTCTTGAGGAAGCCTTGGAGGGAGCTATAGGCTTTGCATCAAATTTCAAGGGATAACTTGAGATCCTTTCTTTGTTGGttgatgaatcatcatccttttTGCTGTCACGGAATTCCTCCAATTCATCCTCAAAGCATTTCCTTGAGCGGGTCCCCAATAAGGAGCCATCACTATACTGCCGAGAATGCGATGCAATTAGTGGCTTCCGTCTTTTTAATGGTGAAGGCAGAGGAAAAGACTGGCTGGGACTGCTTTCCTTCAGGGATTCAATCATTTTGGATTTTGGTGGTTCTGAAGAACTGGGATGCGAAGGAGACAAGCTACTCGGTGAATGTGATTGGGAAGCGAGTTGGGAGTGTAAAGACCGTGATTTGAGTGATTGAAATTGAGATTCGTCAACTGAGAGAGGCCTGAAATGAGAAGGGCGTGTGACACCACCACCGTCAAATCGTTGTCTCATCCTTCCTGAACTCCAACGCCAAGGCATCGGAGAACCCAAAGCACCACTCTTGTTCAACTTCCCCTCCAAATTTTCGCAAGTCAAATCAGTAAAGCTCCCATTTTCACTCTTATCGGAACCATCCGATGAATCCATCGCACTCGGACCCGAAGAATCACTCGATCCATTGCCAAATTCGGGACTCATATCCCTGGATTTTAAACTCCTAACAGGCAACCCCAAAGGTTTATCATCTCTAAACGAAATCAATTCACCATACTTTTCGACACCACAATGTGGTTGAGCCAGCACAACCGTGGGTTCCCCTTGGACATACTTTGAACTCCAAGCTTGAACAACATTTTCCTCGTAAGGGTTGTCAAAGCTACCATTTTTAACATTAAAACATCCAGCTTTACCCTGTCCACTACAGTACATGGAATGATCAAAACCATCTTCCAATATAGACGAAACATGGAACATTCCAGAAGCATGCGAGTGAGAATCATCAAGATTACCATTATCAATATATCTACGACCGAACAAGCCATAAGAAACAGCAATGCCAATGAACATAAGATGAAGAAGCTCCCAAAACTTGTTGAGTACTGTTTGGTTTATGAAATCTGGAGGTTGGGAAGGGAACAATGGGATTGCAATGAGTAAGAAAGCAAAAAACAGCACCTTACCAAGAAAGAGCGCGTAGTTATTACTATAATTGTTTCTTTGTATGCTGTTGGCCCTTGTGAAGGGAGGATCTGAATCCGCCATTAATAAAGTACAGAAGCTTCTCCGCTTCAGCTTGTTTGTTGggtttctcttcttcttttggtAAGTGAAGTGAAAATGGGGGGTGGGGGTGGGGGTGGGGAAAAATGTATCAGACTATACTTTGATTGAGGGAAGAAAGGAAGACTTTGAAATCAAGGAAAATAATGGTCCGGTTGCAAAGAGagtaaagttaatttttttagaaaaacaaaaGCAAGGAAAATAATGGTCCGGTTGCAAAGAGagtaaagcttttttttttatttagaaaaacagCTGGCCTGCATTTATTTCTAAACacaaacaagaaataaaaagtaataaCTATCGTAATAAATGTCATGGCCGTTGAGTTAATTGACCAAATTGGCCTACGTTGCATCGTCGCTCCGTGAGGGAAAAAGAGGTGGTCCTTCTGGGTCAAAGAGTTGGACGACGTCGTTTGGACGGAAATAAAAAGAAACCTAACTAAATTGGGATGAACCCGTCGAAGCTCTTAAAATTGCACTCGAGGGCTCTGCTCCCGTGACCCCGGACGACCAATGCAAAGATTTGACAAAAAACCAAAAACAGATTTCCTTTTATATAATGACAGAAATACaaactttttttctattttggattTTGGCTTTGCAGACGGTGAATTGGATAGTTGTTCATAGGGCGTTGATGGCTATAAAAAATGTTGAAACTACAATTACTAACTAGCCTCTCCTTCTGTTGACTAATCATTACCTGATAGTTTTTTTCTAGAATGACCCAATCGAATATGCTCCGTACTTGTGGATTTGACATTGCAAATGACTAACAAGGTATGGTTGTTACGTTATTTTCTAGATACCTGTATAGAGAGGATTTCCCAACCGGAGATCGTCCCACATGTGATCCATGAGAAGCAGTCAGAAAGAACTAGTTATTGCTTTCATCATTGTAATGCTTCTTTTTCTTAGAGACTATTCAAGAGATTTGATGTTGATGGCATCTTTTTCTAGAAACTATCCAAGACATTAGATGAAATTAACAAATCATTTGATGATTTCAATTTAGGTTGAATTTAAATTGGATAGCAGTCACGGTAACATTAAAtattataacttaaaataaaatataaattaaacacACCACACCACACCTCACCACATCCAATCACCCATTAATCCCTTAAAATTTTTCCTTCAGCCTATGCTATCCTTTGTTGGTAAACGCTTTGACAGATCTCTGTAAAACAACAGACATCTGATCAGACTTAACTCCGTCCTAACCACGATAATTGATATTTTGATTGTTATATACTCCCAAAGCAACTGGAACTACGGTCTAGAAGCAGAGGCATTGAAGGTTCGATGAGTAACAGGCAATGGCAATGCAGCCCAAGAACTGGCGGGTACCGGCCTTTGATGCTTTGAGTTAGGGGCAGAGGAAGCAGGCAAGGATAAGGACGAAGAAGAAGCAACAGCCACACGTTCACAAGAAGGGCACATGGTGAGGGTTGTGGGAGGGTTGATGTGGGTGTAGAGCTGTGGGGAGAGTTTTAATGCTCGAAGCTCTTGCACTTCCTTCTGAAGCCTTCTGTTTTCCTCTGTTAGATTGTCGCAACATCTTTTTAGATACTCACAGTCAACTTCCGTCTGCTTCAACTTTGTCCTGAACGTTTGCACCAATGAAGAAAAACAATGCTGAGCTTTCATTTCCCTTCAGAATACCCTCAACAATTAATTGaagaaataaaacataacaaaCTTACCTTGCTCTTCTGTTCTGGAACCAAACCTCCACTTGCCTAGGCCTCAGATTCAATTGCATTGCCAGTGCCAACTTGTGCTTCTGTATCATAAAGCACAACTCCaacatttcatttcaaatatcAAATTGTTAAACTACCTGGCGTTTTAAAGACTAATCGTTAACTAACCGGATTAAGGGTGCTATGTTCCTTGAAGGTTTCTTCAAGCACCAACGATTGTTCCTTTGAAAGCCTAAGCTTCTTCCTCGAGGCATCGTCACCAGCACCCACGCCATCTTCATCGTCACTGGTACGAGAGCAAGACGGTCTCTCAGCCTCGGTTTCATGGCACACGGGGTCTCTCCCGTTTCTCTTTCCACCTATGCTTGAAACGGTGCTGTTAGGCGAGGAGACCCCATCTTCTTCCTCGCATTCAGTCAAGGCCGGTGCCTGGTTCACATCAATTCCACCAGCAACTGATCTTGTTTCCAACTGTCCATCTGCATGCATACGGTCAATCACAAAACTCATTCCGTTGTGTTGGTCAAATCACACTGATGAATGTAAGAGATATGCAATGCAATCCAAAGATGGAAAGAGACGATAAAACATCAGATCTCAACATATTAAGGAATAGAAACAGGAATGAAACAAGACAACCCCGTAAACTGGTGCAAGAAAAGGGGACAACAACATACCAGAAGACTGAAACAGTTCACTCCAAATGTTCCTCTGCTGAAGGTTTTGCATGCAAGGTAAAGCTAAAGGCATGAGATTTAGCTTCAACGAGGGCTGATTCTGAGCACATCCCAAGCTCAAACTTAACCCCAAACTGTCATCTTTATCATCCATCTCTCCTTTTTTTGTCTTAAGAACTTCCACTTTCCCCAGAGCAGAACCAATCGAAGTTCATTGTTTTTTCCTCTTCCTTTCTGGGTTTACTCCCTTGTGTGTTTGGTTTCTGAGAAAAAGCAAAACGTAAGAAAAGAAAGGGTAGAAAATGGCTTGAGCTTTAACAGCCTTTTTGCTTTTGGTGCAGTGGGACAGGGAAAGGATGGGACTTATATATAGAGATAAAACAGAGCCAGAGAAAGAGACAGATGGGGTATAGATTCAAATCATAACTTATGTCAGTGACCCTATTGGCTCAATCATGATTAGATAACCTTTTTCTCTGAGCTTGCAATTGCATGAATTAACTTAACGCAAGTTTAAcacctttttctttcttcaaaaaaCAATTTCCAAAACCACTCACTTTTAAGTCAATATACATTAGTTTTTTTGTCTAactttttaaataatgaaaacttATTATGTTTTTATACTAAAAtcctaaatattaaatattaatatttacaaatataatttatcaaaatgatataatttttgatgccactaaaaataaaattattacacaATGCTTGAAAGATTAAAACTAACTTGGACGCAATATTTGAGACAGATGGAGATAGAAAGTGATAACACATTGTTAATCGATACTCTGCGAAATGGTCTAGCAGCAGTTAAGGTTATTGAGATTTGAAGATTCATGCATGGTGTTCTAAAGAATGGCAGGTGAAATTCCGACacattttgagaaacaaaaataaagatgCAGATTGTATCGTGAAGGAGGCAAGGGATGTTCCTGGGCTTCTGTGTGTTTTTATGGATCCTCCGTTATATGTAAGGAAAATTATCGAAAACGATATACCTCTTACAATGAATGGTGTTTCAGATGGAGCTTAATTGTTTGGGATTTCTTTAATATTGTACTAAATGCATATTCATGAAACTAactatattgttattaatatttattaagttgatcatatatataaacattttaaatggtaattaaatttgtaagtttctaaaatatatataaaaggaaaacGAAAGGTCTTTCAATAAGAAAATACTATCTATGTCCTCTCAGGACAGCTATCATAAAAGTATCTTTTGAGGATTTTTAGGGTAAATTGTAAATAATCATATAACTATTAGTGTAAActcatgtttaaaatattttattttagtcaccaatattatccaaatttaatattttggttaCTTATTTGTTAAATCATTAACAAAGTGCAAACGTTATCATTTTTCATTAGCATAACAACAAATATAGCTCTccaatatttatagattttattaatttaattctattttttttttaaatttgacaaaTTCAACCGTTAACTTTACACATTacatcaatttagtctttattattaaaaattcaaaattcaaaaaacctttaagaaataaaaaaaatattaaaaaattagtttttaataaaaatacatacaaaattattaataaagGAATGTAATTTTTCTcctattttaacataaaatttatttattaaaataataattttataaataagatattttttaaaaGCCCACAAAGACTTAAATcaaattcaaagttttttttttcaaatttattatatgaataataatttatttattatatgtttggtCTTATTCCTTAGTCCTTGTCTAATTTGTCAACCTAGAGACATTGATTCTTACCCCTTTTCTACCTCATGCTATAATTTTTTACCCAACTTGAACATGATAGTCATTAACgttgaaagaaaaggaaaagctgAATGTTCTCTTTcccttaaattattttatttataaaactattGTTTTAACAAGTAAAGGTTATgtttaaaaatgagaaaaattattcatttgtttataaataattttataattttggatgtatttttataaaatcttatgaatttttattaaaaaaaataagttttaggtattttattttaaattttttaattttgaattttgaattttgaattttaagaatcaggagtaaattgacataatgtgtaaagttgagggttaaatttatttggttttttagaattaggaccaaaacaataaaaatatgtaaacattTGAATAGAAAATTAACAGATGAATGGTcagaatattaaattttgataacattagtaattaaaataaaaaattttaaacttgggtgaccaaaacataaatacGCTAATAGTTGGGTAACTATTTATACAGTTTACCCCTTTTTTAAATATAGTtatagattattttttaattattaaagatataactataatatttaataaatgtaTATTGTAGAATTTATTGTAAATTATactattagtcactaaattattagcgtgtttttattttagtcaccaaGCTATAAAAGAAATTAGTTTCATCACTAATGTTTTAGTACATTTCTATTTTGATTGCTATCCGTTAAATGGCTAACGGAAATGAAGACATGACCTATTTCAAATtagtataataaaacatttagtcctcaatacttatacattttatcaatttgattgtaattctaaataatttaataaatttaactctccatatttacaaattctatcaatttaattctaaaacacttataattaaatataaataattaaaagattattatatattataagagACAAAAGACTTTTAGACAaagtttattatatattatagttaaaatattattatatatataaaagggtTAGTTCTCTATTGTTGTTGGGTTGAtggttgaaaaatatttatttaagtgtatttgaaaagtgcttttagaaaaaatgtttttgaaaattgtGGTAGAAAAGTGCTTTAAAAAAGTATGATTTGTTAATTTGCAGTGTTCTCCATTGCTATTTAAAATTGTGTTGGAGCTTAAAACATCCATTTTAAACATGATAGTAGAAAGTAAAAAATTAGTTAagttatatgatatttaaataatttaatataacaatatatgaaacataaattttaaaaatcttgaagtaattaatataaattatttttaaaattaaatataataataagatttagataatttaatataatcataaattatatttaatataatttaatataataatacatgaaatatttaaataattcaatataatcatatataaaatataaatcaatttcttttttatatatcttttaaataattaaataataaggtATTTTAATTATCTTCACTCTCAACCACAAGTTAAAAAGACAAAAGCATTTAAATCCTAACTTTTGCATTTGGGTGAAAAAGAATTTTTGACAACACTTTTGACTCCAAAAATCTATCGTTCTTCGTTGCTTTTACGGTGGAAAAACACTTTACACTGTAATGGAGAATGCACTTTAAATCTGTTTAGTTAAAATCAATTATTAGTTATGTATTATgcatataattgtagatttagtctatattctccaattggatcattTGAAGTctatatacttttcaaattttaaaattccaatGTTGACAAAACTGACATTTATTAACTAGATCTTTAGTAAATAATATGTAGAAATAACAAGTTGATATgatattacacatataataatatggGTGTCGCATTAGACTTTAGAAATAacataacttaataaatttaacaattataatttgataataattaaaattttatagttcaaaaagtataaagattaaaaaaaaaacaaattaaagtaTATGACTTGAACCAAAACTACTCATGAGGAATATGAA
It includes:
- the LOC107911872 gene encoding homeobox-leucine zipper protein HAT3, yielding MDDKDDSLGLSLSLGCAQNQPSLKLNLMPLALPCMQNLQQRNIWSELFQSSDGQLETRSVAGGIDVNQAPALTECEEEDGVSSPNSTVSSIGGKRNGRDPVCHETEAERPSCSRTSDDEDGVGAGDDASRKKLRLSKEQSLVLEETFKEHSTLNPKHKLALAMQLNLRPRQVEVWFQNRRARTKLKQTEVDCEYLKRCCDNLTEENRRLQKEVQELRALKLSPQLYTHINPPTTLTMCPSCERVAVASSSSLSLPASSAPNSKHQRPVPASSWAALPLPVTHRTFNASASRP